A single genomic interval of Rhododendron vialii isolate Sample 1 chromosome 3a, ASM3025357v1 harbors:
- the LOC131319430 gene encoding heat shock 22 kDa protein, mitochondrial-like, translating to MASSLALKKLVSSNLLPMSLRAARQAAPASQRASRLFNTNAVREFEEEDDDDRSLADRRRYNVYGLRRSDAFDPFVSTRSLNQILNMVGKLTDLGSGLRPEWDAKETEDGLCLRMDMPGLGKENVKISVEQNALVIKGESEEEPESRRFSSRIDLPEKLYKTDQIKAEMKNGVLKVVLPKVKEEERSDVFHVKVE from the exons ATGGCCTCCTCCCTCGCCCTGAAGAAGCTCGTCTCCTCCAACCTCCTCCCCATGTCCCTCCGCGCCGCCCGCCAAGCCGCCCCGGCTTCCCAGCGCGCCTCTCGTCTCTTCAACACCAACGCCGTCCGCGAATTCGAGGAAGAGGACGACGACGATCGCAGCCTCGCCGACCGCCGCCGCTACAACGTGTATGGTCTCCGCCGCTCAG ATGCGTTTGATCCGTTCGTTTCGACGAGGAGCCTCAACCAGATCCTGAATATGGTGGGCAAGCTCACGGACTTGGGATCAGGGCTCCGTCCTGAGTGGGATGCGAAGGAGACCGAGGACGGACTCTGCCTCCGGATGGACATGCCCGGCTTGGGGAAGGAGAACGTGAAGATCTCCGTGGAACAGAACGCTCTGGTCATCAAGGGCGAGAGCGAGGAGGAGCCCGAGAGCCGGAGGTTCAGCAGCAGGATTGATCTTCCGGAGAAGCTTTACAAGACGGATCAGATCAAGGCAGAGATGAAAAACGGCGTGCTGAAGGTTGTGCTGCCGAAGGTGAAGGAAGAGGAGAGGTCTGACGTGTTTCATGTCAAGGTCGAGTGA